One Megasphaera elsdenii DSM 20460 genomic window carries:
- a CDS encoding pyruvate carboxylase: MKKIRSVLVANRGEIAIRVFRACNELGIRTVAIYSKEDSLSLHRFRADESYLVGEGKKPVDAYLDIEDIIRIAHEHDVDAIHPGYGFLSENADLAKRCEEEGIIFIGPKVEHLIMFGDKINARIQAKKAGIQYIPGSDGPVMNYAEVEKFAKQVGFPIMLKAVNGGGGRGMRMVDRMADLRDAYDRAKSEAKLAFGSDEIYLEKCIVNPKHVEVQIMGDEHGNVIHLFERDCSIQRRHQKVVETAPASALPVELRQKICNAALKLMKNVHYVNAGTVEFLVTPDGEFYFIEVNPRVQVEHTVTEMITGIDIVQTQIKVAEGYALDSDEIGIKSQDDVRCLGDAIQCRITTEDPMNNFMPDSGKIMVYRSGGGFGVRLDSGNAYTGAIITPYYDSLLVKTTTYGLTHKEAAQKMLRVLKEFRIRGVKTNIGFLINVLKSPEFIAGTYNVNFIDDHPELFNLPVVQDRGTKLLKYIGDTTINGYADAGHQDKPAFEALELPTPVEGAYPDGTKQKFDAMGPEKFSQWIKEQPKVFFTDTTMRDAHQSLFATRVRSIDMLRVLETASKKLPNLFSYECWGGATFDVAYRFLYEDPWVRLRQMRKKAPNILLQMLVRGANAVGYTSYPDNVVKNFIDLSAKNGIDVFRVFDSLNSLDNMYGTIQAVRENNKLAEVALCYTGDILDPSRDKYDLKYYVNMAKELQNAGANIIAIKDMAGLLKPEAAYRLVSALKDAVDLPIHLHTHDGSGNAIYTYNRAIDAGVDIVDVAYSAFAGGTSQPSMSTLYYALSGKDRQPDLDVDAMEELSRYWATVRPYYKGVDKADAYPNTEVYQHEMPGGQFSNLRQQAKAVGLGDRWNEIKKMYHTVSMMFGDIIKVTPSSKVVGDMALFMVQNNLTEQDVYDKGDVLDFPQSVVEFFEGRIGIPYQGFPEKLQKIVLKGKKPLTERPGKSLPPVDFEAIRQKLTDAGYKHEDEDINAYCQYPKVFKDFNETVKKYGDVSVLDTPTFFFGMKKNEEVHVEIEEGKDLIITLINISDPDDSGVRTITFMFNGAEREIQVQDKSVDMKTVTRRKADPDKAGDIGATLSGSVVKVLVTKGQKVKKGEPLVVTEAMKMETTITSPIDGTVGEIYATKGQAIISGDCLLEVLE, from the coding sequence ATGAAAAAAATTCGTTCGGTTTTAGTTGCCAACCGCGGAGAAATCGCTATTCGTGTTTTCCGGGCTTGTAATGAACTGGGAATCCGTACCGTAGCTATTTATTCCAAAGAAGATTCGCTGTCCCTGCACCGTTTCCGTGCAGATGAATCGTATCTCGTCGGTGAAGGCAAAAAACCGGTAGATGCATATTTAGATATTGAAGATATTATCCGCATTGCTCATGAACATGACGTCGATGCCATCCATCCGGGCTACGGCTTCTTGTCTGAAAATGCGGACCTGGCCAAACGCTGTGAAGAAGAAGGCATTATCTTCATCGGTCCTAAAGTCGAACACCTCATCATGTTCGGCGATAAGATCAATGCCCGCATCCAGGCGAAGAAGGCCGGTATCCAGTACATCCCCGGCAGCGACGGCCCGGTCATGAACTATGCAGAAGTCGAAAAATTTGCCAAACAGGTCGGCTTCCCGATCATGCTGAAAGCTGTCAACGGCGGCGGTGGCCGCGGTATGCGTATGGTCGACCGCATGGCTGATCTCCGCGATGCCTACGACCGTGCTAAATCGGAAGCCAAACTGGCTTTTGGCAGCGATGAAATTTATTTGGAAAAATGCATCGTCAATCCGAAACACGTCGAAGTCCAGATCATGGGCGACGAACACGGCAATGTCATCCACCTCTTTGAACGCGACTGCTCCATCCAGCGCCGTCACCAGAAAGTCGTCGAAACGGCTCCGGCTTCGGCCCTGCCTGTCGAATTGCGCCAGAAGATCTGCAACGCAGCCTTGAAATTGATGAAGAACGTCCATTACGTCAATGCCGGTACTGTCGAATTTCTGGTCACGCCGGACGGTGAATTTTACTTCATCGAAGTCAACCCGCGCGTACAGGTCGAACATACCGTCACGGAAATGATTACGGGCATCGACATCGTACAGACCCAGATCAAAGTCGCTGAAGGCTATGCCCTGGACAGCGATGAAATCGGCATCAAATCCCAGGACGACGTCCGCTGCCTGGGCGATGCCATCCAGTGCCGTATCACGACAGAAGACCCGATGAACAACTTCATGCCTGATTCGGGCAAGATCATGGTATACCGCAGCGGCGGCGGCTTCGGCGTCCGCCTCGACAGCGGCAATGCCTATACCGGCGCCATCATCACGCCGTACTACGATTCGCTGCTGGTCAAGACGACGACTTATGGCCTGACCCATAAAGAAGCAGCCCAAAAGATGCTCCGCGTCCTCAAGGAATTCCGTATCCGCGGCGTCAAGACCAACATCGGCTTCTTGATCAACGTCCTCAAGAGTCCGGAATTTATCGCTGGTACGTACAACGTCAACTTCATCGATGACCATCCGGAACTGTTCAACCTGCCCGTCGTCCAGGACCGTGGCACGAAGCTCCTCAAATATATCGGCGATACGACCATCAATGGCTATGCCGACGCCGGCCATCAGGATAAACCGGCTTTTGAAGCCTTGGAACTGCCGACACCTGTCGAAGGCGCTTATCCGGACGGGACGAAACAGAAATTCGATGCCATGGGACCGGAAAAATTCTCCCAGTGGATCAAGGAACAGCCGAAGGTCTTCTTCACCGATACGACCATGCGCGACGCCCATCAGTCCCTGTTCGCTACGCGCGTCCGTTCCATCGATATGCTCCGCGTCCTGGAAACGGCTTCCAAGAAACTTCCGAATCTCTTCTCCTATGAATGTTGGGGCGGCGCTACCTTCGACGTAGCTTATCGCTTCCTCTATGAAGACCCTTGGGTCCGCCTGCGCCAGATGCGCAAGAAAGCGCCGAACATCCTCTTGCAGATGCTCGTCCGCGGCGCCAATGCCGTCGGCTATACGAGCTATCCCGACAACGTCGTCAAGAACTTCATCGACTTGTCGGCTAAGAACGGCATCGACGTCTTCCGCGTCTTCGACAGCCTCAACAGCTTGGACAACATGTACGGCACCATCCAGGCCGTCCGGGAAAACAACAAACTGGCCGAAGTCGCCCTGTGCTACACGGGTGATATCCTCGACCCGTCCCGGGATAAATACGATTTGAAATACTACGTCAACATGGCGAAAGAATTGCAGAACGCCGGCGCCAACATCATCGCCATCAAGGATATGGCCGGCCTCTTGAAACCGGAAGCGGCATACCGCTTGGTATCGGCCTTGAAAGATGCCGTCGACCTGCCAATCCATCTCCATACCCATGACGGTTCGGGCAATGCCATCTACACGTATAACCGCGCTATCGACGCCGGTGTCGACATCGTCGACGTCGCTTATTCCGCTTTTGCCGGCGGCACGAGCCAGCCGAGCATGAGCACCTTGTACTACGCCTTGAGCGGCAAGGACCGCCAGCCGGACCTCGACGTCGATGCCATGGAAGAACTATCCCGTTACTGGGCTACGGTCCGTCCGTACTACAAAGGCGTCGACAAAGCCGATGCTTATCCGAATACGGAAGTCTACCAGCATGAAATGCCGGGCGGCCAGTTCTCCAACCTGCGCCAGCAGGCGAAAGCCGTCGGCCTCGGTGACCGCTGGAATGAAATCAAGAAGATGTACCACACGGTCAGCATGATGTTCGGCGACATCATCAAAGTTACGCCGTCGTCGAAAGTCGTCGGCGACATGGCCTTGTTCATGGTTCAGAACAACCTGACCGAACAGGACGTTTACGATAAAGGCGACGTCCTCGACTTCCCGCAGTCCGTCGTCGAATTTTTCGAAGGCCGCATCGGTATTCCTTACCAGGGCTTCCCGGAAAAACTCCAGAAGATCGTCCTGAAAGGCAAGAAACCCTTGACGGAACGCCCGGGCAAGAGCCTGCCTCCTGTCGATTTCGAAGCGATCCGCCAGAAACTGACCGATGCCGGCTATAAGCACGAAGATGAAGACATCAACGCCTACTGCCAGTATCCGAAAGTCTTCAAGGACTTCAACGAAACGGTCAAGAAATACGGCGATGTCAGCGTTCTCGATACGCCGACGTTCTTCTTCGGCATGAAGAAAAACGAAGAAGTCCACGTTGAAATCGAAGAAGGGAAGGACCTCATCATCACCCTCATCAACATCAGTGATCCTGATGACAGCGGCGTCCGCACCATTACCTTCATGTTCAACGGCGCCGAACGTGAAATCCAGGTCCAGGACAAGAGCGTCGACATGAAGACCGTCACCCGCCGCAAGGCCGATCCGGACAAAGCCGGCGATATCGGGGCTACCTTGTCCGGCTCTGTCGTCAAAGTCCTGGTCACCAAGGGCCAGAAAGTCAAGAAAGGCGAACCGTTAGTCGTTACGGAAGCCATGAAGATGGAAACGACCATTACGTCTCCTATCGACGGTACAGTCGGCGAAATCTATGCTACCAAAGGCCAGGCCATCATCAGTGGCGACTGCCTGTTGGAAGTACTGGAATAA
- the tatC gene encoding twin-arginine translocase subunit TatC, producing MSEERAPITFHLEELRRRLIVCFAAWLLGSIISYIYAEDIIAVLSAPAGKLYFLNPAEVFFSYLEVAAFTGFLGTLPIHCYEFWRFLRPALRGGEVTTALWFIPSALLLFYGGSAFAFFWVLPAAIQFFMGFATVSLQPMFSLSAYLSFFIAFLLPFALGFELPLVLLVLSRLGLVTAAMLKAKRRVFILLAFIFAGVVSPTTDMFTQTCIAIPMIVLYEGTIIVIGMTERKSSGKD from the coding sequence ATGTCTGAAGAACGAGCTCCTATTACTTTTCACCTGGAGGAATTGCGGCGGCGCCTCATCGTTTGCTTCGCAGCCTGGCTCCTGGGCAGTATTATTTCCTATATATACGCCGAAGATATCATCGCCGTCCTTTCGGCTCCGGCCGGGAAATTGTATTTCCTCAATCCGGCAGAAGTCTTTTTTTCTTATTTAGAAGTCGCTGCCTTTACGGGTTTTCTCGGCACCCTGCCCATCCATTGTTATGAATTCTGGCGCTTCCTGCGGCCGGCTCTGCGCGGTGGGGAAGTGACGACGGCCTTATGGTTCATCCCGTCGGCCCTGCTCTTATTTTACGGCGGTTCGGCCTTTGCCTTTTTCTGGGTCCTGCCGGCGGCAATCCAGTTCTTCATGGGTTTTGCCACGGTGTCGTTGCAGCCCATGTTCTCTCTCTCGGCGTATCTATCGTTTTTCATCGCCTTTCTCCTGCCTTTCGCCCTGGGCTTCGAACTGCCCCTGGTCCTCCTGGTCCTGTCCCGCCTGGGGCTGGTGACGGCGGCCATGCTGAAAGCCAAGCGCCGCGTCTTCATCCTCCTGGCCTTCATCTTTGCCGGCGTCGTATCGCCGACGACGGACATGTTCACCCAGACGTGCATTGCCATCCCAATGATTGTACTGTACGAAGGAACAATTATCGTCATCGGGATGACAGAAAGGAAAAGCAGCGGGAAGGACTGA
- a CDS encoding nitroreductase family protein, producing MNEIFARRSIRKFLPTMVEDEKIEQLLRAGMAAPSAGNQQPWEFYVVRDKRVIQDLSHCSPYAGCAAGASLAIVVCSRDENMRFPAFVNLDLSAAVENILLEAVHLDLGAVWLGVAPYKAREVLVRRSLGVPKGLTPFAIVAMGYPQATAEDKPREDRYDPSRVHYV from the coding sequence ATGAATGAAATCTTTGCCAGACGGAGTATCCGTAAATTTTTACCGACCATGGTAGAAGATGAAAAGATAGAACAGTTACTGCGCGCCGGTATGGCCGCTCCTTCGGCTGGGAATCAGCAGCCTTGGGAATTTTACGTTGTCCGCGACAAACGGGTCATCCAGGACTTATCCCACTGCAGTCCCTATGCTGGCTGTGCTGCCGGTGCTTCCTTGGCCATCGTCGTCTGTTCCCGCGATGAAAACATGCGTTTCCCGGCTTTCGTCAATCTCGACCTCAGCGCAGCAGTTGAAAACATCCTGCTCGAAGCCGTCCACCTCGACCTTGGTGCCGTATGGCTCGGCGTCGCCCCGTATAAGGCCCGTGAAGTCCTCGTCCGCCGGTCCCTCGGCGTTCCCAAAGGCCTGACGCCTTTCGCCATCGTAGCCATGGGGTATCCCCAGGCCACAGCCGAAGACAAACCACGCGAAGACCGCTACGATCCGTCCCGCGTACATTATGTATAA
- a CDS encoding alanine/glycine:cation symporter family protein encodes MLETLNAIDSFVWGPPLLVLLIGTGLMLTVRLHLLQVFRLPRALKLIFTAKNQGEGDVDSFKALCTALAATVGTGNIVGVATAVHAGGPGAIFWMWMAAFVGMATKYAEGCLAVKYRTVDKNGDIAGGPMYYIENGLGKKYKPLAFLFAFFGVLVAFFGIGTFAQVNSIVEITRLTTSIPVEYTAIVLTILVAAITIGGLQSIARVASKIVPAMAVIYVVSTVAFLVIFADQIPAAVEQIIVSAFTPTAAAGGFLGATVLVAMRNGVARGVFSNESGLGSAPIVAAAAKTKWPAEQGLISMTGTFIDTIIICTLTGLVLVVSGAWMGDVNGAALTNAAFNMAFPAYGSIILCVGLTLFAFTTILGWNYYGERCVQYLVGVKGILPYRIIFIALVACGAFIKLDVIWVLADIVNGLMAIPNLIALIGLSGVVVAETKKYFAHLKEEEMVVAEDSEEKVPAGH; translated from the coding sequence ATGTTAGAAACGTTGAATGCCATTGATAGTTTTGTCTGGGGGCCGCCGTTGCTGGTCCTGCTCATCGGAACCGGCCTGATGCTGACTGTCCGTCTCCATTTGCTGCAAGTCTTCCGTCTGCCGAGAGCGCTGAAGCTCATCTTCACGGCTAAGAACCAGGGTGAAGGCGACGTAGACAGCTTCAAGGCTTTGTGCACGGCTTTGGCTGCTACGGTCGGCACGGGCAACATCGTCGGCGTCGCTACGGCTGTCCATGCTGGTGGTCCTGGGGCTATCTTCTGGATGTGGATGGCTGCTTTTGTCGGCATGGCCACGAAATACGCCGAAGGCTGTCTGGCTGTCAAATACCGTACGGTCGATAAGAACGGCGACATCGCCGGCGGCCCGATGTACTACATCGAAAACGGCTTGGGCAAGAAATACAAGCCCTTGGCTTTCTTGTTCGCCTTCTTCGGCGTCCTCGTCGCCTTCTTCGGCATCGGGACGTTCGCTCAGGTCAACTCCATCGTTGAAATCACGCGCCTGACGACGAGCATCCCCGTCGAATACACGGCTATCGTCTTGACCATCCTCGTCGCTGCCATCACCATCGGCGGCCTCCAGTCCATCGCCCGCGTCGCTTCCAAGATCGTCCCGGCCATGGCTGTCATCTATGTCGTTTCTACCGTCGCTTTCCTGGTCATCTTTGCCGATCAGATCCCGGCCGCTGTCGAACAGATCATCGTCAGCGCCTTCACGCCGACTGCCGCAGCTGGCGGCTTCCTCGGCGCTACGGTCTTAGTCGCTATGCGTAACGGCGTCGCCCGCGGCGTCTTCTCCAATGAATCGGGCTTGGGTAGTGCGCCTATCGTAGCCGCTGCTGCCAAGACGAAATGGCCGGCTGAACAGGGCCTCATTTCCATGACCGGTACTTTCATCGATACCATCATCATCTGCACCTTGACGGGCCTGGTCCTCGTCGTCAGCGGTGCCTGGATGGGCGACGTCAATGGCGCAGCCCTGACTAATGCTGCTTTCAACATGGCGTTCCCGGCTTACGGCAGCATTATCCTCTGCGTCGGCCTGACCTTGTTCGCTTTTACGACCATCCTCGGCTGGAACTATTACGGTGAACGCTGTGTCCAATACCTCGTCGGCGTCAAAGGCATCCTGCCGTACCGCATCATCTTCATCGCCCTCGTCGCCTGCGGCGCTTTCATCAAACTCGACGTCATCTGGGTCCTGGCTGATATCGTAAACGGCCTCATGGCTATCCCGAACCTCATCGCCCTCATCGGCCTCTCGGGCGTCGTCGTAGCCGAAACGAAGAAATACTTCGCTCATCTGAAGGAAGAAGAAATGGTCGTAGCCGAAGATTCGGAAGAAAAAGTCCCGGCTGGCCACTAA
- a CDS encoding cytidine deaminase, whose translation MTDEALIEIAKQYRAHSYSPYSHFPVGAAVLTASGKVYGGCNIENSSYPLGNCAERTAIFKAVSEGERDLAAIAIVADTPGPCSPCGACRQVMAEFHIPKVIMANLKGEWCVVTLDQLLPYAFSDTDL comes from the coding sequence ATGACCGATGAAGCCCTCATTGAAATTGCGAAACAATATCGCGCTCATTCGTACAGCCCGTATTCTCATTTTCCCGTCGGCGCCGCCGTCCTGACGGCGTCGGGGAAAGTCTATGGCGGCTGCAACATCGAAAATTCCAGTTATCCCCTGGGCAACTGCGCCGAACGGACGGCTATTTTCAAGGCCGTATCCGAAGGGGAGCGGGACCTGGCGGCCATCGCCATCGTCGCCGATACGCCCGGCCCTTGTTCACCCTGTGGCGCCTGCCGGCAGGTTATGGCCGAATTTCACATCCCCAAGGTCATCATGGCCAACCTGAAAGGGGAATGGTGCGTCGTCACTTTGGACCAGCTCCTGCCCTATGCCTTTTCGGATACTGATTTATAA